The following coding sequences lie in one Lolium perenne isolate Kyuss_39 chromosome 2, Kyuss_2.0, whole genome shotgun sequence genomic window:
- the LOC127337251 gene encoding uncharacterized protein: MKKLYQGKGRRVHPAPPPAPDAALALLPAALLALAATLTPEEQEVLAYLLSGIGTGGGGAPSGRRTTKRHNGPHLPDMGCGCFGCYKTYWARWDASPNRHLIHRIIDAVEEGSAAASSPAGPSTRRGGQRRRRRGGRAGHALDAAAAADALLPDACRVDLQPCCASDGGGDDDGDYEGDDDDGADSVYGGDREDEALTDDSDCASTAEKSAVGKLVRFIGEKVWAAWT, translated from the coding sequence ATGAAGAAGCTGTACCAGGGGAAGGGCCGGCGGGTGCACCCGGCGCCGCCGCCCGCGCCCGACGCGGCCCTCGCCCTACTCCCTGCCGCCCTGCTCGCCCTCGCCGCCACGCTCACGCCCGAGGAGCAGGAGGTGCTCGCCTACCTGCTCTCCGGCATCGGCACCGGCGGCGGAGGAGCACCAAGCGGGcgccgcaccaccaagcgccacaACGGGCCCCACCTGCCGGACATGGGCTGCGGCTGCTTCGGCTGCTACAAGACCTACTGGGCGCGCTGGGACGCCTCCCCCAACCGCCACCTCATCCACCGCATCATCGACGCCGTCGAGGAgggctccgccgccgcctccagcccCGCCGGCCCGTCAACGCGCCGCGGTggacagcgccgccgccgccgtggcgGGCGCGCCGGCCACGCcctcgacgccgccgccgctgccgacgCCCTCCTGCCAGACGCATGCCGCGTTGACCTCCAGCCCTGCTGCGCCTCCGACGGCGGCGGGGACGACGACGGCGACTACgagggcgacgacgacgacggcgccgaCAGCGTCTACGGCGGGGACCGCGAGGACGAGGCCCTCACGGACGACAGCGACTGCGCCAGCACCGCCGAGAAGAGCGCTGTGGGGAAGCTCGTGCGCTTCATCGGCGAGAAGGTCTGGGCCGCCTGGACCTGA